GGAATATTGTTATTGGTGATTCCCACATGGTTTTTGTATTATTTTCGTACCGGTTTGGTGCGAAGTACTCTCGTTGCAGCCTTGCGTATGATTATACAACTTTTTTTTATCGGTTTTTATCTCGAGTATTTGTTTAAATGGAATAATACATTTATAAATCTACTTTGGGTTGTACTTATGACAGGGATAGCCGCCTATACGGTTTTACAGAGAACGAGTCTTCCGAGTCGTAAACTTTTCTTACCGGTAATTATGGCTTTTTTGTGTGCTATAAGCGTTATCGATTTGTACTTTCTGGGTGTTGTAATATGTCTTGATCCACTCTTCGACGCACGTTATTTCATTCCCATCAGCGGTATGATTTTAGGAAATATGTTGTCGTCAAATGTAATTGCCCTGAATGCTTTTTACGGCAGCATCAGGAGAGAAAGGCAACTTTATCTTTATTTACTCGGCAATGGAGCCAGTAGAGGAGAAGCAACAGCTCCTTTTATGCGGGAGGCGCTTATAAAGTCGTTTAATCCGACTGTAGCTTCAATGGCTGTTATGGGACTTATTGCTCTTCCCGGTACGATGACCGGTCAGATTTTGGGAGGTAGTAGCCCTAATGTGGCTATTAAATACCAGATTCTGATTATGATTACGATTTTCTCTTCGTCTCTCATTTCGGTATTACTAACCCTTTGGGCTTCTAAAAGGAGAGCTTTCGATGATTTCGGGCTCGAAAGATAATAGGCGGTATTGTACTGCATTTTATCGGTCATACATACGATATTCTGAATAAAATATATTTTAGGATGTCGGATAAATTAATCGGTTTTTGGTATATTCTTTACACTGTTTTGGCGATGTAATGATCATTTATGATAAAAAATAAAATCAATGAAGATTTTATTTCTCTTAAGTAGAGGCTTAATTCTTTATAAAATCATTAAAAATTGGCATGTTAAATTAACAAAAAACATTAATTAAAATTTGAAAGTTTCCGTGTTTAACGTCGTTTATTGTGATAATACTTATGTCATTCACATTATTCTTTTTACATGGAAAATTTCAATCTGTGTAACGAGTTGGTAAAAATACAAACTCGTTTATTTTTAAAAGCTTTATATATTACTCGTAATCCCGAAAGAGCAAAAGATCTTTTGCAAGAAACAAATCTGAAGATTCTCAATAATGTAGATAGCTATAAATATGATGAAAACTTTATAGGTTGGTGCTTTTCTGTTATGAAAAATGTGCATAACGATATTTTACGAAAAGAAAAACGGATTTTCACTGTTCCGTTAGATGAATCCTTAGATGCCGGATATTGTATGCATTTCGGTTCGGAAATCGATATGGAAATTTTGAATAAAGAGTTGAGTAGTCTTAGCGAAGAAGATCGTTTATTATTAACTTTCAGAATTATGAAAATGAAATATAAAGATATAGCTAAGAAACTCGGTATTCCGGTTGGAACAGTAAAAAGCAGAATGTTCTATCTGAAAACGAAATTGAATTATGTAAAAGAGTGGTTCGAGTAATCATGTAATACCGGAAAAGTAAAACGGGGTAACAGAATTCGCTCTGTTATCCCGTTTTTAATATTATAAAGGTACGATTATTTTTTTGCAGAAGGTTTGGCTATTGCATCCCGCATAGATGTATCTGCCTCTATATTTTTCATTTTATAGTAATCCATAATCCCGAGATTTCCCGACCGAAAAGCTTCAGCCATAGCGCGGGGAACTTCTGCTTCTGCTTCGATTACTTTTGCACGAGCTTCTTGTGCTTTCGCTTTCATTTCTTGTTCGAGTGCAATAGCCATAGCCCGACGTTCTTCTGCTTTAGCTTGAGCAATATTTTTATCGGCTTGAGCCTGATCGATTTGTAATCCCGCACCGATGTTTTTACCTATATCGATGTCTGCGATATCAATAGAGAGTATTTCGAAAGCAGTACCCGAGTCGAGCCCTTTTTTCAACACCAGCTTAGAAATACTGTCCGGATTTTCCAGTACGGTTTTATGAGATTCAGAAGAGCCGATAGACGAGACAATACCTTCTCCCACACGGGCCAAAATCGTATCTTCTCCAGCTCCACCGACTAACTGACGTATGTTTGCACGTACGGTTACACGGGCTTTAGCAATAAGCTGTATTCCGTCTTTTGCTACGGCTACAACAGGGGGGGTATCGATTACTTTAGGATTTACCGACATTTGCACAGCTTCGAATACGTCTCTGCCAGCAAGATCGATTGCTGTTGCCATTTTAAACCCTAGATCGATATTAGCTTTTGATGCAGATACGAGTGCATGAACTACACGTTCTACATGTCCACCTGCCAGATAATGGGCTTCGAGATCGTCTCGGGTAATATCTTTTAATCCGGCTTTATGGGCTTCGATCATAGCTCGTACTATAATTTGGGGCGGTACTTTCCGGATGCGCATCAGGAAGAGTTGCAACAGAGAAATACGGACTCCCGATACACGGGCCGAAATCCAGAGGAGGAAAGGCACGAAGTAAAAGAAAATGACCACAAGGATAATGACCGCGGCCAGAATGACGATGCTGTATTCCATAAAATTTGTTTTTAGATGATTTATAATTATTCTTTAATTTTCTTTCTTACAATGACATTTGTATGTTCTACCCGTTCTACAATAATAGGGGTACCTTCATCGATAAATTCATCTCGGGTTTTTCCTTCGATTCTTTTTTCTCCGATCAGTACGGTACCCATCGGGTTCAACCGGGATAAAGCTATTCCTTCGTCTCCAACGTGTACTGTATCATCTATTTCGGTAGGAACTTTAGAGTCTATATCGGTTTTTAAAGCCATACGGTCGAGACTTTTAGATCGCATAAACCAGATAAGACCAGTTATACAACCGACAATCGAGACAATGATCGTTACATAGCCGGCTGTTTCTCCCATATTGGAGAAGGCATAATATATGGCTCCTCCGAAAAACAAAAGAGAACCTATTCCTGCGATTGTAATACCCGGTAAGAAAAATACTTCGAGGACAACCAGAAATATTGCGGTAAGTATCAGTAAGGTGATAATAAATATATCCATATTGTTCCTTTCTGGGAATTAGCTCTTATCATTTATTTCCCTGCATTTTCAACAGTTGGTTTATTTCTTCCGCACGACTTTTAGCCTCGAAAGATTCGGGTTGCCCGTATAGTTTGAGCAGGGTCGTTTCCAGAGTATTAATCTGTGCAGTGATGTCGTTTTTGTTCCCGCTTTCGGTTACATAACTTTTCCGTAAAGAAGCTAATTTATTTTCTGTATCGGTAATTTGTTTTTGGAGATCTTGGGACTTCAGAAAATAATCGCGGGCCTGTTTGCTCTCAAAATCACTGAGGCGCGTATATACGATTTGATTATTTATAATAAAATGAAATTCGTTTTTCGGTTCTTTTATGACCTGATTTGTTGTTGTGAATATCTTATTCAATAACTGTTTATAGTCGGTACCTTTTACCCAAGTATCTTTTATTGAGGTGATTCTTCCCAAACGACGAGCCATTTCCTCATCTTCTCCCTGATATACGATTTTTTCACTGTTTGGGATAAATATATATAGGACAAGTTTTCCTTCGGGCTGATAACGATCGGAGACAAACCAGCCTACATTATTTATCTCGTCGATGGCCATCATATAATCGTTGAATGGTGAATTAAAGGGCATACCGAGATTTTCGGGATCAAGGTAATTGCCGGTGTTCAGGTTCAATCTCGTAACGAATATGTCGTATCCGCCCAATGATTCATCGCCTGTTGAAGCATAATACAAGGTTACTCCGTCGGATAATACAAATGGATAATTCTGATCGGTAGCGGTGTTTATGTTGGTCGATAATGGAATTTCTTCTCCCCAGCTATCGTTTACGAGACGGCTACGTGAAAATAGGTCATAACCGTTTTGGGCTGTTTTATGTCCGTAAAGTATTTTATCTCCACGTTGGTTTTGATACACCACCGAGTTATTGCATGCACGGTTGTTCCCGAAGAATTGGTTATAATCGAAAAGTTTACCCGATTCGGGACTCAGTTTATAATGTGAAAAAAATGTTGGTTTATCTATGATCATACTGTCTATGATTTGCACTTTTTCCACTCTTCGTAACATTTGTTCTCCTTTTCGGGCCTGTTCCATTCTTTCCGAGATATCGGTTCCAGTTCCTTTTGACCGGCGTAATGCATCCTGATATTTTTCATAATTATCCAGAGCATCTTTAAACCGGTACTGCCGGAAGTAGAGATTTCCCAGATATAGGTAAGCATCCTGTATTTTTTTTGATGCTGCTAATTTCAGATATTTCTCTGACTGATCGTAATATCCTGTTTCATATAGGCATACGCCGTACCATTGATTCAGACTTGCATTAGAAGGATTTCTTTTTATGAGGGATTCGAATATAGGTTTTGCCTCGGCATATTTGCCTTCTTTATATAAAGCTCTTGCCTCTTCCTGACTCTGACCCATCATAACCGGGCTGCTCAATAAACAAAATACAAAAAATACAGATCTTAAATATTTCTTCGACATTTCGAACATCTTTTTTACCGTATTTTACTTTTTACTCATTCAAATATACAAAGTTTTTTTAAACATAATCATTTAATCCGTATTATTTTAAAGAATACCTCTTGTCTGAATTGGTTATCATCAACTTCTGAGTCGAAAATATTACGGGGTATGGGGAATAGTCTTTTTTCATCTATAATGAGAAGATAGTATTTGCGGAGTATTTTCCCATCGGTAAATAGGTCGATGGGGAATGTTTCCCGTTCTTCATTTTCCTCTTTTTTCATTACCGTTACAATTTTTTCTTTATCTATTTCGAGATATTTTTCGGGTAGTACATAACGGTTGTGCGGTATAGTTACGTAAGAAAGATATTTCATCATAATAATTAAGGGAGCCACGAGAAATAACAGTATGAGTGCTACATACAAAAAATCGATATTATA
Above is a genomic segment from Coprobacter tertius containing:
- a CDS encoding tetratricopeptide repeat protein, with protein sequence MSKKYLRSVFFVFCLLSSPVMMGQSQEEARALYKEGKYAEAKPIFESLIKRNPSNASLNQWYGVCLYETGYYDQSEKYLKLAASKKIQDAYLYLGNLYFRQYRFKDALDNYEKYQDALRRSKGTGTDISERMEQARKGEQMLRRVEKVQIIDSMIIDKPTFFSHYKLSPESGKLFDYNQFFGNNRACNNSVVYQNQRGDKILYGHKTAQNGYDLFSRSRLVNDSWGEEIPLSTNINTATDQNYPFVLSDGVTLYYASTGDESLGGYDIFVTRLNLNTGNYLDPENLGMPFNSPFNDYMMAIDEINNVGWFVSDRYQPEGKLVLYIFIPNSEKIVYQGEDEEMARRLGRITSIKDTWVKGTDYKQLLNKIFTTTNQVIKEPKNEFHFIINNQIVYTRLSDFESKQARDYFLKSQDLQKQITDTENKLASLRKSYVTESGNKNDITAQINTLETTLLKLYGQPESFEAKSRAEEINQLLKMQGNK
- a CDS encoding RNA polymerase sigma factor; amino-acid sequence: MENFNLCNELVKIQTRLFLKALYITRNPERAKDLLQETNLKILNNVDSYKYDENFIGWCFSVMKNVHNDILRKEKRIFTVPLDESLDAGYCMHFGSEIDMEILNKELSSLSEEDRLLLTFRIMKMKYKDIAKKLGIPVGTVKSRMFYLKTKLNYVKEWFE
- a CDS encoding ABC transporter permease, which gives rise to MNATIDIGWLHMFLGILLLVIPTWFLYYFRTGLVRSTLVAALRMIIQLFFIGFYLEYLFKWNNTFINLLWVVLMTGIAAYTVLQRTSLPSRKLFLPVIMAFLCAISVIDLYFLGVVICLDPLFDARYFIPISGMILGNMLSSNVIALNAFYGSIRRERQLYLYLLGNGASRGEATAPFMREALIKSFNPTVASMAVMGLIALPGTMTGQILGGSSPNVAIKYQILIMITIFSSSLISVLLTLWASKRRAFDDFGLER
- the floA gene encoding flotillin-like protein FloA (flotillin-like protein involved in membrane lipid rafts), whose protein sequence is MEYSIVILAAVIILVVIFFYFVPFLLWISARVSGVRISLLQLFLMRIRKVPPQIIVRAMIEAHKAGLKDITRDDLEAHYLAGGHVERVVHALVSASKANIDLGFKMATAIDLAGRDVFEAVQMSVNPKVIDTPPVVAVAKDGIQLIAKARVTVRANIRQLVGGAGEDTILARVGEGIVSSIGSSESHKTVLENPDSISKLVLKKGLDSGTAFEILSIDIADIDIGKNIGAGLQIDQAQADKNIAQAKAEERRAMAIALEQEMKAKAQEARAKVIEAEAEVPRAMAEAFRSGNLGIMDYYKMKNIEADTSMRDAIAKPSAKK
- a CDS encoding NfeD family protein translates to MDIFIITLLILTAIFLVVLEVFFLPGITIAGIGSLLFFGGAIYYAFSNMGETAGYVTIIVSIVGCITGLIWFMRSKSLDRMALKTDIDSKVPTEIDDTVHVGDEGIALSRLNPMGTVLIGEKRIEGKTRDEFIDEGTPIIVERVEHTNVIVRKKIKE